TGGCCGGCATCGACACCGTTCTGAACACCGGGAAGTGGGCCCTGTTCGCGGCCCAGTCCCAGATTTCGGTCACCGGCAACAACATTGCCAACGTAAACACCCCGGGATACCGGCGGCAGACCGTGATCCTGCAGGAAGGCATGAGCCTCGACGGTCGACCGGGCCAGATCGGCACCGGCGTGGTGGCCAAGGAGGTCATTCGCCATTTCGACGCCTTCATCGAAGCACAATACAACGACAAGGCCGCTGACCGGGAAAAGTGGGCCAAACTCAGGGACAGCCTTTCCAATGTGGAGATGCTCGTCAACGAGGCCAATGGCCAGGGTTTGAGCGAGGCCATGGAACTCTTCTGGCAAGACTGGCAGGATCTTGCCGCTAGGCCCGATGACGGAAACACCCGGGCGGCACTCCTTGGGCATGCCCAGAATCTCCTGGGCACCCTGTCCCTCATGGACGGCCAGATGGATACGCTCCGAGGCCAGATGAACGATTTCATCCGGCAGGATGTCGACGAAGTCAACGCCCTGCTCAAGGAAATCGCTGGCCTCAACAGTCAGATCTCCCTACACCTCGAAGAGGGCAAGAATAATCCCAACTCCCTTTACGATGAGCGCGATCAAAAGATCAGACTTTTGGCCGAAAAGATGGACGTGAAGACCATTGAGAAGGACATGGGCCAAGTCATGGTTCTGACCCGAGCCGGGCATACCCTGGTGGACGGCCCGGAATTTTTTTCCCTGTCCTTTGAGCAGGGCAAGACCCAGACCTACCTGACCGGAGCCTCATCCTTTTCTGGTTCCATTGAGTATGCCGGGGAGTCGGGCCATGAGATCACCGTCGAGGTGGTTGACCCAGGGGCCGTCGGGACTGCCACCTTCCGGGTTTCGGTGGACGGTGGAAGCTCATGGCTCAAGGACGAAGACGGCAATGACCTCCACTTCTCAGCCGAAGAGTACGCTGGCCGGGCCAGCATCCTGAACGGCCAGATCCAGATCTGGTTCGAGCCCGGGGGAGCTTTGGCCGCCGGAGATCGCTTCGAACTGATCCCCAAGAAGGCCCTGTATTGGCACCAAACCACTGCCTCAGCCGTGAACATCACCCCCCGCATCCTGGAAGACGGGACTGAAGACCCCCGCAGGCTGACGGGTGGTTCACTGGCCGGATTCTTTCAGTTCCGGGACACCTACGTCGGCCGATATCAGGAAAAACTCGACGAGTTCGCCCGCAGCCTGGCCTGGGAAGTGAACCGCATCCACTCCCAAGGCGCCGGCCAGACC
The sequence above is a segment of the Deltaproteobacteria bacterium genome. Coding sequences within it:
- the flgK gene encoding flagellar hook-associated protein FlgK translates to MAGIDTVLNTGKWALFAAQSQISVTGNNIANVNTPGYRRQTVILQEGMSLDGRPGQIGTGVVAKEVIRHFDAFIEAQYNDKAADREKWAKLRDSLSNVEMLVNEANGQGLSEAMELFWQDWQDLAARPDDGNTRAALLGHAQNLLGTLSLMDGQMDTLRGQMNDFIRQDVDEVNALLKEIAGLNSQISLHLEEGKNNPNSLYDERDQKIRLLAEKMDVKTIEKDMGQVMVLTRAGHTLVDGPEFFSLSFEQGKTQTYLTGASSFSGSIEYAGESGHEITVEVVDPGAVGTATFRVSVDGGSSWLKDEDGNDLHFSAEEYAGRASILNGQIQIWFEPGGALAAGDRFELIPKKALYWHQTTASAVNITPRILEDGTEDPRRLTGGSLAGFFQFRDTYVGRYQEKLDEFARSLAWEVNRIHSQGAGQTGFTSVSGTYGVTNSTLPLDSANAGLLFGDRLQAGNLNIFVYDANGNLVSPDAGIDFVVGGGNFDPTSMSLDDAASAVSARDHLTASISGGKLLIEAESGYSFVFGTDSTGLLAALGLNTFFSGGNAGDLALNPMVQGSIAHINSGHVNGAGEFNPGDNTTARAIAELQHKNVSINTIYEGTTSQTLQQYYNSLVGNIGADTSMAKYNFQYQSALAQDLNSRQEEISGVNLDEEMSNLIRFQHSYTAAAKLITTADQMFKTLLGLKN